A portion of the Granulosicoccus antarcticus IMCC3135 genome contains these proteins:
- a CDS encoding SMI1/KNR4 family protein, translating to MDNLTKALAAWISFHDQIGVDLKALLYPGASEADILAVESRLGFDLPADLKALYRIADGQINPWEAPVAQAQFHAGKNLAAMFGHFRFLSLQEALAEHQERLAIFEEEGTFEPWGLRPEDPIAAVDWRPAWFAFASADEGNGYAVDTAPPSGGHIGQIIQVGPDFERHLIAESLTELMSQAALKIPPNQPGRFAWDKHDALDQPDYVEFNMDWNWEPPTPPSAEEIALAKARGRE from the coding sequence ATGGATAATCTGACCAAGGCACTGGCAGCATGGATTTCATTCCATGATCAGATCGGTGTTGATCTGAAAGCGTTACTGTACCCGGGAGCATCAGAGGCAGACATCCTGGCTGTTGAGAGCCGCCTCGGGTTCGATCTGCCAGCGGATCTAAAAGCGCTTTATCGCATTGCAGATGGGCAGATTAATCCTTGGGAGGCGCCAGTGGCCCAGGCGCAATTTCATGCAGGCAAGAATTTGGCTGCCATGTTTGGCCATTTTCGATTTCTGTCGCTGCAGGAAGCGCTTGCCGAGCACCAGGAGCGGCTCGCGATATTCGAGGAGGAGGGTACGTTCGAGCCGTGGGGCTTGCGACCAGAAGACCCCATTGCCGCTGTCGACTGGAGGCCTGCATGGTTTGCGTTCGCCTCAGCAGACGAGGGCAACGGTTACGCTGTTGATACAGCGCCTCCCAGCGGTGGACACATTGGGCAAATCATCCAGGTCGGGCCTGATTTCGAGCGTCACTTGATTGCTGAGTCACTGACCGAGCTCATGTCGCAGGCGGCATTGAAAATACCCCCGAATCAGCCCGGTCGATTTGCATGGGATAAGCATGACGCTCTCGATCAGCCTGACTACGTTGAATTCAATATGGATTGGAATTGGGAGCCGCCGACACCCCCATCGGCTGAGGAGATTGCACTGGCCAAGGCAAGGGGTAGGGAATAG
- a CDS encoding HD domain-containing protein, translated as MNIWDQEKYVEAWNFASQIHSAQQLPGSSIPYINHLGLVAMEAAAAVANGGIDHPDILVLCALLHDSIEDTSATYKDIQMRFGHEVADGVLSLTKNFELPSKSAQMQDSVSRIRRQPKEVWMVKLCDRITNLQPPPRHWDKEKAAAYQAEAQFILEQLGGASSFLAQRLSNKIDNYHQYL; from the coding sequence ATGAATATATGGGATCAAGAAAAATATGTGGAAGCATGGAACTTTGCGTCGCAAATTCATAGTGCGCAACAGCTGCCAGGAAGTAGCATTCCCTATATAAATCATCTGGGTCTGGTAGCAATGGAGGCTGCCGCAGCAGTCGCCAATGGGGGTATAGACCATCCGGATATTCTTGTTTTGTGTGCACTGTTGCATGATTCAATCGAAGACACCTCGGCAACATACAAAGACATTCAAATGAGATTTGGCCATGAAGTTGCTGATGGGGTTCTGTCGCTGACCAAAAATTTTGAGTTGCCGTCAAAATCAGCTCAAATGCAAGACAGTGTTAGCAGGATCAGGCGTCAACCAAAAGAGGTATGGATGGTGAAGTTGTGCGATCGAATTACCAATCTACAACCACCTCCAAGACATTGGGATAAGGAAAAAGCAGCTGCATATCAAGCTGAAGCACAGTTCATACTGGAGCAACTGGGGGGCGCAAGCTCCTTTCTGGCGCAAAGATTAAGTAACAAAATTGACAATTACCACCAGTATCTATGA
- a CDS encoding DUF2750 domain-containing protein: MYTIDEQEYESVVALESNDRFKYFIGKVAEWQQLWGVKNDEGWLVPEAPEGFEYFPLWPHPKYAQDIADNNFQGYTATEISLDELLEYWLPLFKDDSVRVAIFPDHNWTFWCIEPEELAEVLEAEISNHE, translated from the coding sequence ATGTACACGATAGATGAACAAGAGTATGAGTCTGTTGTTGCACTGGAAAGCAACGATAGATTCAAGTACTTCATTGGTAAGGTTGCAGAGTGGCAGCAACTTTGGGGTGTTAAAAATGACGAAGGATGGTTAGTCCCAGAAGCCCCGGAGGGTTTCGAATATTTTCCACTATGGCCACATCCAAAGTATGCACAAGACATCGCGGACAATAACTTCCAAGGCTACACCGCAACAGAAATTTCTCTCGACGAACTACTTGAATACTGGTTGCCGCTCTTTAAAGACGACTCAGTCAGAGTTGCGATATTTCCTGATCACAACTGGACATTCTGGTGTATTGAACCCGAAGAGCTTGCTGAGGTGCTGGAGGCTGAAATTAGCAACCATGAATAG
- a CDS encoding low molecular weight protein tyrosine phosphatase family protein: protein MNLLFICSRNKWRSPTAEETWRREAGYNARSAGTSPSAKRTVSAEDIRWADIVFVMEKKHKNILTAKFTRMLDHKAIHILDIPDEYKYMDQELVSELEDKVGRILKTQ from the coding sequence ATGAATTTGCTGTTCATCTGCAGCCGTAACAAGTGGAGAAGCCCAACCGCTGAAGAAACCTGGAGGAGGGAAGCTGGTTACAACGCAAGGTCTGCCGGTACAAGTCCAAGTGCAAAAAGAACGGTCAGTGCTGAGGATATCCGCTGGGCCGATATCGTTTTCGTTATGGAGAAAAAGCACAAGAATATTCTGACTGCCAAGTTCACGAGAATGCTTGATCACAAAGCCATACATATTCTGGATATCCCCGACGAATATAAATATATGGATCAAGAGCTGGTCAGTGAATTGGAGGACAAGGTCGGCAGAATACTCAAGACTCAGTAG
- a CDS encoding SMI1/KNR4 family protein, with protein sequence MTMINIDFEAIEKELGLVVPNVYRNFIESVNTENYQLASYGIYDSTESILKGNKILREKLFDAEPEWELEYFDFGIGDGCGNFYFLHATHTEDDLVELWSHDPEGIEEVSSGSVFFKRIIAELAVDFTGPDKHSFQGNASWQK encoded by the coding sequence ATGACTATGATAAATATTGACTTTGAAGCCATAGAAAAGGAGCTAGGTTTGGTAGTTCCAAACGTATATCGTAATTTCATAGAATCTGTCAATACAGAAAACTATCAATTGGCGAGCTACGGAATATACGACAGCACAGAAAGCATACTAAAAGGAAACAAAATACTTAGAGAAAAGCTGTTCGATGCAGAACCTGAATGGGAGCTGGAATACTTCGATTTTGGCATTGGAGATGGTTGTGGAAATTTCTACTTTTTGCATGCCACTCACACCGAAGATGATCTAGTTGAGCTTTGGTCCCATGATCCTGAAGGTATCGAGGAGGTAAGTAGTGGCAGCGTGTTTTTCAAAAGAATAATCGCTGAACTTGCAGTAGATTTCACAGGCCCAGATAAACATAGTTTTCAGGGGAATGCTTCATGGCAAAAGTAA
- a CDS encoding cyclase family protein, with translation MCDICVINSVKNKMLSRRSFLKTGAVGAAATVAGAAIGTPAMAAGHGTVEDMTHTLHEDFPTFFGESQFSREQIFNYAEHSFNLQQFTVNEHTGTHVDAPLHFSADGASVDEIPVSSLIAPLCVIDIAARASKDADTQVTPDDIAAWIAVNGDIPDGACVAMHSGWGPKVDTDGFRNFDGKVQHYPGFHAEAAAMLLETGAQSIAVDTLSLDHGMSPDFATHYAWLPSGRFGIECLANLDKVPASGATLVIGAPKHRGGTGGPARIFAMI, from the coding sequence ATGTGTGATATTTGCGTAATAAATTCTGTGAAGAACAAGATGCTGTCGCGTCGCAGTTTCTTGAAGACTGGCGCTGTGGGGGCGGCAGCCACCGTTGCGGGAGCCGCCATCGGGACGCCTGCCATGGCTGCTGGCCACGGTACGGTTGAAGACATGACCCATACCTTGCACGAAGATTTTCCAACGTTCTTTGGTGAAAGCCAGTTCTCACGTGAGCAAATCTTCAACTACGCCGAACATTCATTCAATCTCCAGCAGTTCACAGTGAACGAGCACACGGGCACGCATGTCGATGCGCCGCTTCACTTTTCCGCTGATGGCGCATCCGTTGATGAAATCCCTGTCTCTTCCCTGATCGCACCACTTTGTGTCATTGATATTGCCGCCCGCGCATCCAAGGATGCCGACACACAGGTCACGCCAGATGATATTGCCGCATGGATTGCAGTCAACGGCGACATCCCTGATGGTGCATGTGTGGCAATGCACTCTGGCTGGGGGCCCAAGGTCGACACCGATGGTTTCCGTAATTTTGATGGCAAAGTGCAGCACTATCCGGGCTTCCATGCCGAGGCGGCCGCGATGCTTTTGGAAACTGGCGCACAGTCAATTGCGGTTGACACACTGTCATTGGATCATGGGATGTCTCCTGATTTCGCAACACATTACGCGTGGCTGCCATCAGGGCGTTTCGGTATCGAATGCTTGGCGAACCTCGATAAGGTACCTGCATCGGGCGCGACCCTTGTAATCGGTGCACCCAAGCATCGCGGCGGCACAGGCGGCCCAGCTCGTATATTTGCAATGATCTAA
- a CDS encoding carboxymuconolactone decarboxylase family protein, translating into MATTHLMTDVEADADPIVKAVFADIRETRGSDFINNIWRALAADPPGLKRTWENVKSLMAVPGALDPKTREMIYIAVSVANGCSYCVHSHTAAAKAKGMSDAEHGELMQIVALAASTNHLVTALQVPVDPEFEVN; encoded by the coding sequence ATGGCGACAACACATCTGATGACCGACGTTGAGGCAGACGCTGACCCTATCGTCAAAGCGGTTTTTGCCGACATCCGAGAAACCCGTGGATCAGACTTTATCAACAATATTTGGCGCGCCTTGGCCGCTGATCCGCCAGGATTGAAACGCACATGGGAGAACGTCAAGTCCCTGATGGCCGTGCCCGGCGCGCTTGATCCCAAAACTCGCGAGATGATTTATATCGCGGTATCTGTGGCCAATGGATGCAGCTATTGCGTGCATTCCCACACCGCCGCCGCCAAGGCCAAAGGCATGAGCGACGCCGAACATGGTGAGCTGATGCAGATCGTGGCTCTTGCCGCGTCAACCAATCATCTGGTGACGGCCCTGCAAGTTCCGGTCGATCCAGAGTTTGAAGTTAACTAG
- a CDS encoding aminotransferase class IV, which produces MSGKNIWTDWCGDQVFTSEPNGTFFNGTTRQFATGLICETGISAHGSSLTADDFHEVDEIFSSGNILKVVPVIGIEGCDIPAGAIARKARSLYRGWVHAEERA; this is translated from the coding sequence ATGAGTGGGAAGAACATTTGGACCGATTGGTGCGGCGATCAGGTTTTCACCTCTGAGCCCAACGGTACATTTTTTAATGGGACCACACGGCAGTTTGCCACCGGTCTGATCTGTGAGACGGGTATCTCGGCGCATGGGAGCAGTCTGACAGCAGATGACTTCCACGAAGTAGACGAGATTTTCTCAAGCGGAAATATCTTAAAGGTCGTACCCGTTATCGGGATCGAAGGTTGCGATATTCCGGCTGGAGCGATTGCAAGGAAAGCGCGCAGTCTTTATCGGGGTTGGGTTCATGCAGAGGAGCGCGCGTAA
- a CDS encoding quinone oxidoreductase family protein yields the protein MTEAIIIRDYGGSDVLKLEPIELGAPEPGSLRVRHTAIGVNYHDVYVRSGLYKTLGLPGIPGCEATGVIESVGADVSGFQMGDRIAYVTGSYGAYASHRMLPASLAMPLPDGVTDEVVASNLLRAMTVEMLTDQVCQIEAGMTVLVHAAAGGVGKMLCQVLASLGATVIGTVGSSEKAQIAQENGCPHTILYRTVAFQDAVSDITSGAGVDVVYDSVGADTFAGSLEVLKMCGHLVNFGQSSGPVAPLAIATLAAKSLTVSRPILFHYLRDPVQYQAMAARVFDKFQSGVLNAGIQTPIPLKDAAKAHDTLESMTGGGSLILIP from the coding sequence TTGACCGAAGCGATCATCATCCGAGACTACGGCGGATCGGATGTACTGAAACTGGAACCGATCGAGTTGGGAGCGCCAGAGCCCGGTTCTTTGCGTGTGCGTCACACTGCGATTGGGGTGAATTATCACGACGTTTATGTGCGTTCGGGTCTGTATAAAACCCTGGGCTTGCCCGGCATTCCAGGCTGTGAAGCGACGGGTGTGATTGAATCCGTGGGCGCTGATGTGAGTGGGTTTCAGATGGGTGATCGCATTGCTTATGTGACAGGCAGCTATGGTGCCTACGCATCGCACCGCATGCTGCCTGCCTCATTGGCGATGCCACTTCCTGACGGAGTCACTGACGAGGTGGTGGCGTCCAATCTGTTACGTGCCATGACAGTCGAAATGTTGACCGATCAAGTCTGCCAGATCGAGGCCGGGATGACCGTGCTCGTCCATGCTGCAGCGGGTGGCGTCGGCAAAATGCTGTGTCAGGTGCTGGCCAGTCTTGGAGCGACGGTGATCGGTACGGTCGGCTCAAGCGAGAAGGCACAGATCGCCCAGGAAAATGGTTGCCCCCATACGATCCTCTACCGCACGGTCGCGTTTCAGGATGCCGTTTCTGATATCACCAGTGGTGCCGGCGTTGATGTCGTCTACGATTCCGTGGGGGCGGACACCTTTGCAGGCTCGCTGGAGGTGCTCAAAATGTGCGGACATCTGGTTAATTTTGGTCAATCCTCAGGCCCTGTTGCTCCACTGGCGATTGCGACACTAGCGGCAAAATCGTTGACTGTGTCACGGCCCATTTTGTTCCACTACCTGCGTGATCCTGTGCAGTATCAGGCAATGGCAGCGCGTGTTTTCGACAAGTTCCAATCGGGTGTTCTAAATGCGGGGATACAAACGCCAATTCCTTTGAAAGATGCGGCAAAAGCACATGACACCCTAGAGAGCATGACAGGCGGTGGTTCGTTGATCTTGATCCCATAG
- a CDS encoding P-loop NTPase fold protein: MSDSNSHVEEFLNYYFSHHKEPGYAVLLKGKWGTGKTWFINKMLESQTEKQVKHLYVSLYGVTSFEEIEDEFFKQLHPLLSSKSMAFVGKIAKGLLKATLKVDLDGDGKSDGSVSVQTPEIDLPDYLKNTENFVIVFDDLERISMSLDRILGYINHFVEYQGYRVIIVANEDEILEQQNNDENLINSYKRTKEKLIGKTFEIKADLQGALLDFCSEIRKERIKNLYESSTDVISDIYKSSTYENLRHLKQALWDFERLAEFISEEASAKDGLLLHVLKIYLALSFEIKSGKMLPAEVMDLRDEYISGIMKIAGEEKKESNFSRMSKKYGNIDFSDLLLEESIWVDFIDRGYCSADNMQQSLEKSVYFRNETTPEWSKLWHSMSLSDEEFCVALELVANDYQERRYEELGVVKHIVGIFLWLSKANMYEKKPEEILLEAQLYIDHLKDRDLLAKDRSIDAQFRINESWGGLGFHERGSEEFVAFIAYIEKQTEIAIVDKYPDIGRELLGLIATDPNLFYRRIVLSNDAENIYYEVPILNHINPEDFVSSFLEASPDAKDSVCFALKKRYEYRNFCESLISELDWLGRVIDLLEKKRQELMGKISGYQLQSYIENYFKAALEMLENHTSTTDESSGNN; this comes from the coding sequence ATGAGCGATTCGAATTCACATGTTGAGGAGTTCCTAAATTACTATTTCTCGCACCATAAGGAGCCGGGGTATGCCGTTTTATTGAAAGGAAAATGGGGCACTGGAAAGACTTGGTTCATCAACAAGATGCTCGAATCTCAAACTGAAAAACAAGTAAAGCATCTCTACGTGAGTCTGTACGGTGTGACATCATTCGAAGAGATTGAAGATGAATTCTTTAAACAATTACATCCGTTGTTGTCCTCAAAAAGCATGGCATTTGTCGGTAAAATCGCGAAAGGACTGTTGAAAGCGACTTTGAAAGTCGATCTTGATGGCGATGGAAAATCAGACGGTAGCGTTTCAGTGCAGACTCCAGAAATTGATCTTCCTGATTATCTAAAAAACACTGAAAATTTTGTGATTGTTTTTGATGATCTCGAAAGAATATCTATGAGTTTGGATCGAATCCTTGGGTATATAAATCATTTCGTAGAGTATCAAGGTTACAGAGTGATTATTGTTGCAAATGAGGATGAGATTCTTGAGCAGCAGAATAATGATGAAAATCTCATAAATTCGTATAAAAGGACTAAAGAAAAACTAATTGGAAAGACATTTGAAATAAAAGCTGATTTGCAGGGTGCATTGTTGGATTTTTGTTCCGAAATACGGAAGGAGCGCATCAAAAATTTGTATGAGTCTAGTACAGATGTGATATCTGATATATACAAAAGTTCGACTTATGAGAATCTTCGACATTTAAAGCAAGCGCTTTGGGATTTTGAAAGGCTTGCAGAATTTATTAGCGAAGAGGCTTCTGCAAAAGACGGTCTGCTTTTGCACGTACTAAAAATATATCTTGCTTTATCATTTGAAATAAAAAGTGGAAAAATGTTGCCTGCTGAAGTAATGGATCTTAGAGATGAATACATATCTGGAATCATGAAAATAGCTGGAGAAGAGAAAAAAGAAAGTAATTTTTCTCGTATGAGTAAAAAATATGGAAACATAGATTTTTCTGATTTGCTTCTTGAGGAATCTATATGGGTGGATTTTATCGATCGTGGTTATTGCTCAGCTGATAATATGCAACAGTCACTCGAAAAATCAGTCTACTTCAGGAATGAAACTACACCCGAATGGAGCAAGTTGTGGCATTCAATGTCATTGAGTGACGAGGAGTTTTGCGTCGCACTAGAACTCGTTGCCAATGATTATCAAGAAAGAAGGTATGAGGAACTAGGTGTTGTTAAGCATATAGTTGGAATATTTCTTTGGCTATCGAAGGCAAATATGTATGAAAAGAAACCAGAGGAAATATTGCTAGAAGCCCAGCTATATATTGATCATTTGAAAGATAGAGATCTGTTAGCAAAGGATCGCTCTATTGATGCGCAGTTTAGGATCAATGAATCATGGGGTGGACTTGGTTTCCATGAGAGAGGTTCTGAAGAATTTGTAGCGTTTATCGCGTATATCGAAAAGCAAACTGAGATAGCTATAGTTGATAAATATCCTGATATTGGCCGTGAGCTACTTGGTCTCATTGCTACAGACCCTAATTTGTTTTATAGAAGGATAGTGCTTAGCAATGATGCTGAGAATATCTACTATGAAGTGCCAATATTAAATCATATTAATCCTGAGGATTTTGTTTCTTCCTTCTTAGAAGCCTCGCCTGACGCGAAGGACAGCGTGTGCTTTGCACTTAAAAAAAGATACGAATATAGAAATTTTTGTGAGTCATTGATTTCTGAGTTAGATTGGTTAGGACGTGTCATTGATCTGTTGGAAAAGAAAAGACAAGAGTTGATGGGTAAAATCAGTGGGTATCAATTGCAATCGTATATCGAAAACTACTTTAAAGCAGCTTTAGAAATGCTTGAGAACCATACATCTACTACAGATGAATCAAGTGGTAATAATTAG
- a CDS encoding IS3 family transposase, with translation MFAFIEHEQSTGQGSVSVSAMCKSLGVTRGRYYAWKNRAPSKRDVEDERLLAKIRQTHDASKQRYGSPRVHAQLLRKGESGIGRRRVERLMRENGLVGCATTLHRTMPGVKKHYVSVSNAVRSIDITAPDQVWVGDITYVRVNGENRYLATVMDRFTRELLGWALGRRRTCSITRRALAAARSFRGEPCYPIFHSDRGSEYLGSSFKCYLENVGITQSVNRPKRMTDNAHMESWNKSMKSEMYHRRNFGSEAALRRAIASYVDFYNEVRLHSSLDYLSPREFAAQQAA, from the coding sequence ATCTTCGCCTTCATCGAGCACGAACAAAGCACCGGGCAAGGGTCAGTCTCGGTGAGCGCGATGTGCAAGAGTCTGGGTGTCACTCGAGGCAGGTACTACGCATGGAAAAACAGAGCACCCAGCAAACGTGACGTCGAGGACGAGCGCTTGCTGGCTAAGATCCGACAAACGCACGACGCTAGTAAACAGCGATACGGCAGTCCGCGTGTACACGCACAATTACTGCGTAAAGGCGAGTCTGGTATTGGTCGGCGTCGTGTCGAGCGTCTGATGCGGGAAAACGGGCTTGTCGGGTGTGCAACAACACTGCATCGAACGATGCCAGGTGTAAAGAAGCATTACGTCAGCGTATCCAATGCAGTTAGGTCAATTGACATCACAGCACCCGACCAGGTCTGGGTCGGAGATATTACCTATGTTCGCGTTAATGGTGAAAACCGGTACTTAGCCACAGTGATGGATCGGTTTACACGTGAGCTGCTCGGTTGGGCTCTTGGCCGGCGACGCACCTGTTCAATAACGCGTCGAGCCCTGGCAGCAGCCAGATCATTCAGAGGTGAACCCTGCTACCCGATATTCCATAGTGATCGCGGATCAGAATATCTGGGAAGCTCGTTTAAGTGTTACCTTGAAAACGTTGGCATTACTCAAAGCGTTAATCGACCGAAGCGCATGACCGACAATGCGCACATGGAGTCGTGGAACAAATCTATGAAATCAGAGATGTATCATCGACGAAACTTTGGAAGCGAAGCGGCATTGCGACGAGCTATCGCTAGTTACGTTGATTTTTATAACGAAGTTCGTTTACATTCATCGCTAGACTATCTTTCACCAAGAGAATTTGCTGCGCAGCAAGCGGCTTAG
- a CDS encoding transposase codes for MGRPKIYSDKLKATAVKLSQLKGVAVMDVAESLVIHPIMLSRWRKEVREGLIDTEGIEVNREEMAELKELRRVKRQYERLKIEHRLLKKAVAFTSTRRETSSPSSSTNKAPGKGQSR; via the coding sequence ATGGGTAGGCCGAAGATATATAGTGATAAATTAAAGGCAACAGCTGTCAAGCTAAGCCAACTAAAAGGCGTTGCGGTCATGGATGTCGCCGAGTCATTGGTGATTCATCCAATTATGCTTTCTCGGTGGAGAAAGGAAGTCAGAGAAGGACTTATCGATACGGAGGGCATTGAGGTGAACAGGGAAGAGATGGCTGAGCTCAAAGAGCTCAGGCGTGTGAAACGGCAGTACGAGCGCCTCAAAATCGAGCACAGGCTGTTAAAAAAAGCTGTTGCGTTCACCTCGACACGAAGGGAGACATCTTCGCCTTCATCGAGCACGAACAAAGCACCGGGCAAGGGTCAGTCTCGGTGA
- a CDS encoding DUF6602 domain-containing protein, with protein sequence MPRGTRIPSLVFQKVLKDARAQLEISSERSADFDHSGIRGDERAAALMHFFSDHLPETYAVSKGEAIDCLGNRTGQLDIIIYDRSMAAPISSGVENVLVPAESLLAVIEVKSVLTQDELKICYRAAKKVKKLRPHKGKFVSARMDGAPANDGAHRCLYVVFCYSTNIGQTNWLDKEFKRILSAANLEHAAPDAVDILCVLGNGMIRPGKSAGKAEAEDSSNIFLEFYLHLVNFIYREQSRRPTIDWQMYTTRSSKGWRQLNNDIEQNDEAAT encoded by the coding sequence ATGCCCAGAGGCACAAGAATCCCGAGTTTGGTTTTCCAAAAGGTCTTGAAGGATGCTCGCGCCCAGTTAGAGATATCGTCAGAGCGATCAGCTGATTTTGATCATTCAGGAATTCGAGGTGACGAACGCGCGGCTGCTCTAATGCACTTCTTTAGTGATCACCTTCCTGAAACATACGCAGTCTCTAAAGGCGAGGCTATTGATTGTTTAGGAAATCGCACCGGTCAGCTAGATATTATTATTTACGATAGAAGCATGGCTGCCCCAATCAGTTCAGGCGTTGAGAACGTCCTCGTCCCCGCTGAGAGCTTATTGGCGGTAATCGAAGTAAAATCTGTGCTGACTCAGGATGAGTTAAAAATATGCTACCGAGCAGCTAAAAAAGTAAAGAAATTAAGGCCACACAAAGGAAAGTTTGTTTCAGCAAGAATGGATGGCGCACCAGCGAATGACGGTGCTCATAGGTGTTTGTATGTGGTTTTTTGCTATTCAACTAATATTGGACAAACAAATTGGCTAGATAAAGAATTTAAAAGAATACTGTCCGCCGCTAACTTGGAACATGCAGCGCCTGATGCCGTAGATATTTTGTGCGTACTGGGCAATGGTATGATTCGACCTGGCAAGAGTGCTGGCAAAGCTGAAGCAGAAGACAGTTCAAACATATTCTTGGAGTTTTATCTCCACTTGGTGAACTTTATTTATAGAGAACAATCAAGGAGGCCCACTATTGATTGGCAAATGTATACCACTCGCTCGTCGAAAGGATGGCGCCAGCTTAATAATGATATCGAACAAAACGATGAAGCTGCAACTTGA
- a CDS encoding PIN domain-containing protein — protein sequence MKIYMLDTNVFSYIDESQDDITCSIGSCEFVYTRVQESELQDNPNTEERYRRLRLLRSVCGRKIPVETDAWMDSLRWDDDGIWSEEPDTVADRVSKGSYSRKKRHDAMILAATKRIGCILVTNDSNLRAKARSEGVVALSAIEMLEHMRESVEKENL from the coding sequence ATGAAAATCTACATGTTGGATACAAATGTATTTTCGTATATTGATGAGAGTCAGGATGACATTACTTGTTCAATAGGTTCTTGCGAGTTCGTATACACAAGGGTGCAGGAAAGTGAATTACAAGACAATCCCAATACTGAAGAGAGATATCGCAGACTGAGGTTACTGCGAAGTGTTTGTGGCAGAAAGATACCCGTAGAAACAGATGCATGGATGGATAGTTTGCGTTGGGACGATGACGGGATATGGAGTGAGGAACCAGATACCGTTGCCGACCGTGTATCGAAAGGAAGCTACTCAAGAAAGAAAAGACATGACGCAATGATATTGGCAGCGACCAAGCGAATAGGCTGCATTTTGGTTACAAACGACAGTAATTTGAGAGCAAAAGCTCGGTCGGAGGGAGTCGTTGCATTGTCAGCAATTGAGATGCTAGAGCATATGCGAGAATCAGTAGAGAAAGAAAATCTCTGA
- a CDS encoding class I SAM-dependent methyltransferase: protein MTVKIGKVKNLNNIVDEWDAVAAIREEQISSGKDNSANCVLAPAILNSLKYVDSIIDIGCGTGWLTERASVFAVETVGVDPSSESIEMAKARHSAPRISYFAESIEEHSKSTEKYDLGISNMVASSAPDLSEYFVSTRRVLKEGALFIFSIPHPCFWSIYWGYGSDPDFNYMETLAVESKFRIQEEIVEFPTTHFHRPVYRYISELLASNFKIESVDELMGKGFDLPRFMLINARAV from the coding sequence ATGACGGTTAAAATCGGGAAAGTGAAAAATCTAAATAATATAGTCGATGAATGGGATGCGGTTGCTGCAATAAGAGAGGAGCAGATTAGTTCTGGAAAAGATAATAGTGCCAATTGCGTGCTCGCTCCAGCTATACTTAATAGCCTTAAATATGTAGATTCTATAATTGATATCGGTTGTGGCACTGGTTGGCTAACGGAACGCGCTAGCGTTTTTGCTGTTGAGACCGTCGGTGTAGACCCCAGTTCAGAATCAATAGAAATGGCGAAAGCTCGACATAGCGCGCCACGGATAAGCTACTTCGCAGAAAGCATAGAAGAGCACTCTAAGAGTACGGAGAAATATGATTTGGGCATATCCAACATGGTAGCCAGTAGTGCACCTGATTTGAGCGAATATTTTGTTTCGACGAGACGAGTGTTGAAAGAGGGTGCGTTATTTATATTTTCAATTCCACACCCATGCTTCTGGTCAATCTATTGGGGGTACGGGTCTGATCCAGATTTTAACTACATGGAAACTTTAGCAGTTGAGAGCAAGTTTAGAATTCAAGAAGAAATAGTTGAATTCCCAACAACTCATTTTCATCGGCCTGTTTATCGCTACATATCTGAACTTCTTGCTTCTAACTTTAAGATAGAGTCCGTAGATGAGCTAATGGGAAAAGGTTTCGATTTACCCAGATTCATGCTAATCAACGCACGTGCGGTCTAA